From a single Candidatus Eisenbacteria bacterium genomic region:
- a CDS encoding TonB family protein, giving the protein MGTEANRGANRWNLKRALLVSLVLHLLAPILVSHLGKATGWLKAEELPAPERREPIVFEFVEPSPGPEAEVAPESDLVSTKSTEARSPDAPGSERNDLPVSRGESPIKESRPAASAEEPQEAAPAPEKPQEEGESPAAAARPSIRSPSTIRSNVSRSIEESRSDNREGRRAIPGDLSFNTIDFEFAPYLLELKRRIEAHWFPPVAFRGGLPYRGDTVVRFAVDREGNLTLLERVSGADHESLDTAALSAVRFGAPFPPLPENFPEERWVITCTFYYR; this is encoded by the coding sequence ATGGGCACCGAAGCGAATCGAGGGGCGAACCGCTGGAACCTGAAAAGGGCCCTGCTGGTTTCGCTTGTCCTTCATTTGCTTGCGCCGATTTTGGTCTCCCATCTCGGCAAAGCGACGGGTTGGTTGAAGGCGGAGGAACTCCCGGCGCCCGAGCGGCGGGAGCCGATCGTCTTCGAGTTCGTCGAGCCCTCGCCCGGCCCGGAGGCGGAGGTGGCGCCGGAGTCCGATCTGGTCTCGACCAAAAGTACCGAGGCCCGGTCGCCGGACGCGCCGGGATCGGAACGGAACGACCTTCCCGTTTCGCGCGGCGAATCCCCCATAAAGGAGAGCCGTCCCGCCGCGTCGGCGGAGGAGCCCCAAGAGGCGGCGCCCGCGCCGGAGAAGCCGCAGGAGGAGGGGGAGTCCCCGGCCGCCGCCGCGCGCCCCTCCATACGCTCTCCCTCGACGATCCGCAGCAACGTCAGCCGCTCCATCGAGGAGAGCCGCTCGGACAATCGGGAGGGACGCCGTGCCATCCCCGGCGATCTTTCGTTCAACACGATCGATTTCGAGTTCGCGCCCTACCTGCTCGAGTTGAAGCGCCGGATCGAGGCGCACTGGTTTCCGCCCGTCGCCTTCCGCGGCGGCCTTCCCTACCGAGGCGACACGGTGGTCCGGTTCGCCGTGGACCGGGAAGGGAACCTGACTCTCCTGGAGCGGGTGTCCGGAGCGGATCACGAATCACTGGACACGGCGGCGCTCAGCGCGGTCCGCTTCGGCGCCCCCTTCCCGCCGCTCCCGGAGAATTTCCCGGAGGAACGGTGGGTGATCACCTGCACCTTCTACTACCGATGA
- a CDS encoding MotA/TolQ/ExbB proton channel family protein has product MKSLIAFLVAGGPLMIPLGLCSVIALAVILERAINLRRRRILVPEIVRLIETIRGPGDLSLSLAILEKNPGSFANVVRAALENRNLPAEEIREMVGDAGRREAKRVRKGLIALEAIAGVAPLLGLLGTVIGMIRVFRVIALVGVGNANALSGGISQALITTAVGLSVAIPALAAYHLFASRAGEIVSDMEHHAGVLLAKLRGMRIAGTPAGEEAR; this is encoded by the coding sequence ATGAAATCGTTGATCGCTTTCCTCGTCGCCGGCGGCCCTCTCATGATCCCGCTCGGCCTCTGCTCGGTGATCGCCCTCGCCGTTATTCTGGAGCGGGCGATCAACCTGCGCCGCCGCCGCATCCTCGTTCCGGAGATCGTGCGGCTCATCGAAACGATCCGAGGTCCCGGCGATCTCTCCCTCTCCCTCGCCATCCTGGAAAAGAATCCGGGGAGTTTCGCCAACGTGGTGCGCGCCGCGCTGGAGAACCGGAACCTTCCGGCGGAGGAGATCCGGGAAATGGTCGGCGACGCGGGGCGGCGCGAGGCGAAACGCGTCCGCAAGGGGCTGATCGCCCTCGAAGCGATCGCCGGCGTGGCGCCGTTGCTCGGGCTTCTCGGCACGGTGATCGGCATGATCCGCGTCTTCCGCGTGATCGCCCTGGTCGGCGTGGGAAACGCGAACGCCCTCAGCGGCGGCATCTCTCAGGCGCTGATCACCACCGCCGTCGGTCTCTCGGTCGCGATCCCGGCGCTTGCCGCCTATCACCTTTTCGCGAGCCGGGCCGGAGAAATCGTTTCGGACATGGAGCATCACGCGGGCGTGCTCCTCGCCAAGCTGCGGGGGATGCGCATCGCCGGGACTCCGGCGGGGGAGGAGGCGCGATGA
- a CDS encoding biopolymer transporter ExbD — protein MKFDGEEGRSPMVNVTPLIDALFLLLIFFMVSSTFRDLPGIPLDLPEAKSGEATRSSGVEIQIDREGVVRLEGRIVGDRDLTERLAEALDAADSRDLVLRADRDVPYGEVVRVMDAARQSRVGKLVVATENLPPAGENR, from the coding sequence ATGAAGTTCGACGGGGAAGAGGGACGCTCGCCGATGGTGAACGTGACGCCCCTGATCGACGCGCTCTTCCTGCTCCTCATCTTTTTCATGGTCAGCTCCACGTTCCGGGACCTCCCCGGGATCCCTCTCGACCTGCCGGAGGCGAAGTCGGGCGAAGCGACCCGTTCCTCGGGAGTGGAGATCCAGATCGACCGTGAAGGGGTGGTCCGCCTGGAGGGGCGGATCGTCGGCGACAGGGACCTTACCGAGCGTCTCGCGGAAGCGCTGGACGCGGCCGATTCGCGGGACCTGGTTCTCCGAGCGGACCGGGACGTTCCCTACGGCGAAGTGGTGCGGGTGATGGACGCGGCACGGCAATCGCGGGTGGGGAAGCTGGTGGTGGCGACGGAAAATCTACCGCCGGCCGGGGAAAACCGTTAG
- a CDS encoding S8 family peptidase, which translates to MNRRFIHAILISSAAMLTAAPAVAARDGAMSPIPGKIHPRLAHKIAESREPVPVWIFFRNKGGENEPVRIDPAARARREGVGFRDDWGDLPVRDAYIRGVEAEGAEVRSTSRWLNGAGATATPEAIRRIARLDYVIRVQPIGRRFSRPEPLATGLLPSPPPPGKTAVDYGWSAVQLAQIRADSLLEAGWSGEGVRVQINDSGFYTAARCYDSLDIAERYDFVHDDTTVSNQTADETDDDEENHGSAVLSVLGGWDEGWIVGPAHDATFYLAKTEDGGDEETLAEEDYWIEAVEWGEARGVRVLSSSVGYGKELHDLSELDGETTPIAIAAQAAVERGVVVCNSQGNEANDPQWRKLVTPADAPGVIAAGAVTVGGSRVYFSSYGPTADGRIKPDVAALGIGVAGVGNPRGGSTYSWYTQLLQGTSFACPLTAGVCALLLEIHPIATPADVMEALHATASQAANPDTALGWGIVNAWEAALRPVVHHDPQNDLALEGDTLRASAALSLYPGFDPPRAVFGDAGGYTDTVGFAGAGDTLVASHLPVDPSSVRYYFLFTRGGRVWTSPEGAPVAYYEFGDATAPSIVHTPLADRTPGEWPARVEAWITDNRELEDDSIRVAYQVWDGGGAPALSGDFSLVHGAGDLFAADFPFDVSTGDSIAYAIQALDGSGNVASSPAGGGRHAFRIISASYALLYGAEGDEGPTNPFFLGESDYRVIFDLPKNEEVRIRVYDPAGRCVRDVYRGRLGPGSRLSVDWDGRDRGGRELSQGVYFLRFEAGPYTKTRKVVVLNSE; encoded by the coding sequence GTGAACCGCCGTTTCATTCATGCGATTCTGATTTCGAGCGCCGCCATGCTCACCGCCGCGCCCGCCGTCGCGGCGAGGGATGGGGCGATGAGCCCGATCCCTGGGAAGATCCACCCTCGCCTCGCCCACAAGATCGCCGAGTCGCGGGAGCCGGTTCCGGTTTGGATCTTCTTCCGCAACAAAGGGGGAGAGAACGAACCGGTCCGGATCGATCCGGCGGCGCGGGCGCGCCGTGAAGGGGTCGGTTTCCGCGACGATTGGGGAGACCTTCCGGTGCGCGACGCGTACATCCGCGGCGTCGAGGCGGAAGGCGCGGAGGTCCGCTCCACTTCCCGTTGGTTGAACGGCGCGGGCGCGACCGCGACGCCGGAAGCGATCCGGCGCATCGCCCGCCTGGACTACGTGATCCGCGTGCAACCGATCGGCAGGCGGTTTTCGCGGCCGGAGCCGCTCGCGACGGGCCTCCTTCCTTCACCGCCGCCGCCGGGGAAGACCGCCGTCGACTACGGTTGGTCCGCGGTACAGCTCGCCCAGATCCGCGCCGACTCCCTCCTCGAGGCGGGGTGGTCCGGCGAAGGGGTGCGCGTCCAGATCAACGACAGCGGTTTCTACACCGCCGCCCGCTGCTACGACTCCCTCGATATCGCCGAACGGTACGACTTCGTCCACGACGACACGACCGTCTCCAACCAGACCGCCGACGAGACCGACGACGACGAGGAGAACCACGGTTCCGCGGTGCTCTCGGTGCTCGGTGGATGGGACGAGGGATGGATCGTGGGACCCGCCCACGACGCGACCTTCTACCTCGCCAAAACCGAGGACGGCGGCGACGAGGAGACCCTTGCCGAAGAGGACTATTGGATCGAGGCGGTGGAGTGGGGCGAGGCTCGCGGGGTGCGCGTGCTGAGCAGCTCCGTCGGCTATGGGAAGGAACTGCACGATCTCTCCGAGCTGGACGGGGAGACGACGCCGATCGCGATCGCCGCGCAGGCCGCGGTGGAGCGCGGGGTGGTGGTCTGCAACTCCCAGGGGAACGAGGCGAACGATCCCCAGTGGCGCAAACTGGTCACACCGGCGGACGCGCCCGGGGTGATCGCCGCCGGAGCGGTCACCGTCGGCGGGAGTCGTGTGTACTTCTCCAGCTACGGCCCCACGGCGGACGGGAGAATCAAGCCGGACGTGGCCGCCCTCGGCATCGGCGTCGCCGGGGTGGGGAATCCGCGCGGGGGTTCCACCTACAGCTGGTACACCCAACTCCTTCAGGGGACCTCCTTCGCCTGCCCGTTGACGGCGGGCGTGTGCGCGCTCCTCTTGGAGATCCATCCGATCGCCACGCCGGCGGACGTGATGGAGGCGCTTCATGCGACGGCGAGCCAGGCGGCGAATCCGGACACGGCGCTCGGTTGGGGAATCGTGAACGCATGGGAGGCGGCGCTCCGCCCGGTGGTCCACCACGATCCGCAGAACGACCTCGCCCTGGAGGGCGACACCCTCCGCGCGTCGGCGGCGCTCTCCCTCTATCCCGGCTTCGATCCCCCCCGGGCGGTTTTCGGCGACGCCGGCGGCTACACCGACACGGTCGGCTTCGCCGGCGCCGGCGACACGCTGGTCGCATCCCATCTCCCGGTCGATCCATCGTCGGTCCGCTACTACTTTCTCTTCACGCGCGGCGGCCGCGTCTGGACGAGCCCGGAGGGAGCGCCCGTCGCCTACTACGAATTCGGCGACGCCACCGCGCCCTCGATCGTCCATACCCCCCTCGCGGACCGAACCCCGGGCGAGTGGCCCGCGCGCGTGGAGGCTTGGATCACCGACAACCGGGAGCTGGAGGATGACTCGATCCGAGTGGCCTACCAGGTTTGGGACGGCGGCGGCGCGCCCGCCCTCTCGGGCGACTTCTCTCTCGTCCACGGCGCCGGCGACCTCTTCGCCGCCGATTTCCCCTTCGACGTCTCGACGGGCGACTCGATCGCCTACGCCATACAGGCTTTGGACGGCTCGGGAAACGTCGCATCCTCACCCGCGGGCGGGGGACGGCACGCCTTCCGGATCATCAGCGCTTCCTATGCGCTCCTCTACGGCGCGGAGGGGGACGAGGGGCCGACCAACCCCTTCTTCCTCGGCGAATCGGACTACCGCGTGATCTTCGATCTCCCCAAGAACGAGGAGGTGCGGATCCGCGTCTACGACCCGGCGGGGCGCTGCGTCCGCGACGTCTACCGCGGGCGATTGGGGCCGGGCTCGCGGCTCTCCGTCGACTGGGACGGCCGCGACCGCGGCGGGAGGGAACTCTCCCAGGGCGTCTATTTCCTCCGTTTCGAAGCGGGCCCCTACACCAAGACGCGTAAAGTGGTGGTCCTGAATTCGGAGTAA
- a CDS encoding MoxR family ATPase — protein MTQGDGMERIREEGRLFRGIIDEVGRVIVGQDYMVERLLVGLLTGGHVLIEGVPGLAKTLTVNTLARAVRADFRRIQFTPDLLPADLIGTMVYNPKESDFFTRKGPIFTHFLLADEINRAPAKVQSALLEAMQERQVSIGNETHKLDDPFLVLATQNPIEQEGTYPLPEAQVDRFMLKLRIGYPSREEERAIMDRWAGVDGIAVEEAAGLDDLRRARETVRSIRIDDNLKDYMVDIVQATRDPGAYGLEDLKELIAYGASPRASLHLNMGSRALAFLDGRDYVTADDVKELCPDVLRHRIIVTYEAEAEEVTGEDVLRKILDHLEVP, from the coding sequence ATGACGCAGGGCGATGGCATGGAGCGGATCCGCGAGGAGGGACGCCTCTTTCGGGGAATCATCGACGAAGTCGGCAGGGTGATCGTGGGACAGGATTACATGGTGGAGCGTCTCCTGGTGGGACTGCTCACCGGAGGCCACGTCCTGATCGAAGGGGTGCCCGGCCTGGCGAAAACCCTCACCGTCAACACACTCGCCCGAGCGGTGCGCGCCGATTTCCGACGAATCCAGTTCACGCCGGATCTTCTTCCGGCGGACCTGATCGGCACCATGGTGTACAACCCGAAGGAGAGCGATTTCTTTACGCGCAAAGGTCCTATTTTCACCCATTTCCTGCTCGCCGACGAGATCAACCGGGCGCCGGCGAAGGTGCAGAGCGCCCTCTTGGAGGCGATGCAGGAGCGGCAGGTCTCCATCGGGAACGAGACGCACAAGCTGGACGATCCCTTCCTGGTGCTGGCCACGCAGAATCCGATCGAGCAGGAGGGGACCTACCCTCTACCGGAAGCGCAGGTGGACCGGTTCATGCTGAAGCTCCGTATCGGCTACCCGAGCCGGGAGGAGGAGCGGGCGATCATGGACCGATGGGCGGGCGTGGACGGGATCGCCGTGGAGGAAGCGGCGGGGCTGGACGATCTCCGGCGGGCGCGGGAGACCGTCCGCTCGATTCGCATCGACGACAACCTGAAGGACTACATGGTGGACATCGTGCAGGCCACCCGCGACCCCGGCGCCTACGGCCTGGAGGACCTCAAGGAACTGATCGCCTACGGCGCCTCGCCGCGGGCGTCGCTCCACCTGAACATGGGATCCCGGGCGCTCGCTTTCCTGGACGGCCGTGATTACGTCACCGCCGACGACGTGAAGGAGCTGTGCCCCGACGTGCTCCGGCACCGGATCATCGTGACCTATGAGGCGGAGGCGGAAGAGGTGACCGGCGAGGACGTCCTCCGCAAGATCCTGGACCACCTGGAAGTTCCCTAG
- a CDS encoding DUF58 domain-containing protein — translation MLPKELIRKIRRIEISTRSLVESVFSGEYHSVFKGRGMEFDQVREYQEGDDVRSIDWNVTARMNRPFVKEFVEERELVVMLAVDVSGSSDFGTASHFRSEVAAEICSLLALSAIENNDKVGLLLFSDRIEKSVTPRKGRRHVLRVIRELLYTRPEGRGTDLNGALEHLNRTLKRRCVLFLVSDFLDGSIERLLRVTNKRHDVIAVRIVDPREIAIPDVGFLEMEDAETGERLFLSTGNEAFRLAYAERRRRDDARLRSLFRRVGVDLVEVSTEGGYVDPLVEFFRRRARRFGR, via the coding sequence ATGCTTCCCAAAGAACTGATCCGAAAAATACGGCGGATCGAGATCTCCACGCGCTCGCTGGTGGAGAGCGTCTTCTCCGGCGAGTACCACTCCGTCTTCAAGGGGCGGGGGATGGAGTTCGATCAGGTTCGGGAGTATCAAGAGGGGGACGACGTCCGCAGCATCGACTGGAACGTCACCGCGCGCATGAACCGTCCCTTCGTGAAGGAATTCGTGGAGGAGCGGGAGCTGGTGGTGATGCTCGCCGTGGACGTGAGCGGCTCCAGCGACTTCGGCACGGCGAGCCACTTCCGCAGCGAGGTGGCCGCCGAGATCTGCTCCCTCCTCGCCCTCTCCGCGATCGAGAACAACGACAAGGTCGGCCTTCTCCTCTTCTCCGACCGAATCGAAAAGAGCGTTACGCCTCGCAAGGGACGCCGCCACGTTCTCCGTGTGATCCGGGAGCTGCTCTACACGCGGCCCGAGGGGCGGGGGACCGACCTGAACGGCGCGTTGGAACACCTGAACCGGACCTTGAAGCGCCGGTGCGTCCTCTTCCTCGTCTCCGATTTCCTCGACGGTTCCATCGAACGCCTCCTTCGAGTGACCAACAAACGCCACGACGTGATCGCCGTGCGCATCGTCGATCCGCGGGAGATCGCGATCCCCGACGTGGGATTCTTGGAGATGGAGGACGCCGAAACGGGGGAGCGGCTTTTTCTCTCCACGGGAAACGAGGCGTTCCGCCTCGCCTACGCGGAGCGGCGGCGAAGGGACGACGCGCGCCTCCGATCCCTCTTCCGCCGCGTCGGCGTGGATCTGGTCGAGGTCTCCACCGAGGGGGGATACGTGGATCCTCTCGTGGAGTTCTTCCGGCGGCGGGCGCGGAGGTTCGGTCGATGA
- a CDS encoding VWA domain-containing protein, producing the protein MFRFAYPWILAALPVVLAAMILLHRRLLRNAPRLRFSSIESVRRAGPPRRPFIRHLPAILRMAAVTLLLLALARPQSGTRDVRVRAEGVDILIAMDVSGSMQAIDFEPNNRLDAAKTVAAEFIRGRESDQLGLVVFAAVSFVQCPLTLDADVLLGLLDEIRIGMVEDGTAIGMAIVNCANRLEASEAKSKVAILLTDGVNNTGRIDPITAAELARAVGVRVYTIGVGSRGEALFPVRDPVFGTRYVRRPVEIDEETLRKIADGTGGRYFRATDTEALRTIFREIGEMEKTEVTSKEYVNYYDLYDRFAIPAALLLLAEALLGSVILRRIL; encoded by the coding sequence ATGTTCCGTTTCGCCTACCCCTGGATTCTCGCCGCGCTGCCGGTGGTTTTGGCGGCGATGATCCTTCTCCACAGGCGCCTCCTGCGAAACGCGCCGCGGCTCCGCTTCTCGTCGATCGAGTCGGTGCGCCGCGCCGGGCCGCCGCGCCGCCCCTTCATCCGCCATTTGCCGGCGATCCTCCGGATGGCCGCGGTGACGCTCCTCCTCCTCGCCCTCGCCCGCCCCCAGTCGGGGACCCGGGACGTCCGCGTGCGCGCGGAGGGGGTGGACATTCTGATCGCGATGGACGTCTCCGGGAGCATGCAGGCGATCGACTTCGAGCCGAACAATCGCCTCGACGCCGCGAAGACCGTCGCCGCCGAATTCATCCGGGGAAGGGAATCGGACCAGCTCGGCTTGGTGGTCTTCGCCGCCGTCAGCTTCGTCCAGTGCCCCCTCACGCTCGACGCGGACGTGTTGCTCGGCCTCCTCGACGAAATCCGAATCGGCATGGTGGAGGACGGCACGGCGATCGGCATGGCGATCGTCAACTGCGCCAATCGCCTGGAAGCGAGCGAAGCGAAGAGCAAGGTGGCGATCCTGCTCACCGACGGCGTCAACAACACGGGAAGAATCGACCCGATCACCGCCGCCGAACTCGCGCGGGCGGTGGGCGTCCGAGTCTACACCATCGGCGTCGGCAGCCGGGGCGAGGCGCTCTTCCCCGTGCGGGATCCCGTGTTCGGAACGCGTTACGTCCGGCGCCCCGTGGAGATCGACGAAGAGACGCTCCGGAAAATCGCCGACGGGACCGGTGGGCGCTACTTCCGCGCCACCGACACGGAGGCGCTCCGGACGATCTTCCGGGAAATCGGCGAAATGGAGAAAACGGAGGTCACCAGCAAAGAATACGTGAACTATTACGATCTCTATGACCGTTTCGCGATCCCGGCGGCGCTCCTCCTTCTCGCGGAGGCGCTCCTGGGATCGGTGATCCTCCGGAGGATCCTCTGA
- a CDS encoding VWA domain-containing protein: MRFGEPFFLQALLAVPLLWWIFRIGRRRRESLRARFGDPGLLRHLIRGADEGRRRKKERLVLLGFVFLLLALAHPQYGERERMVERRGIDLVFALDTSLSMLAEDPPPSRLDRARGEIEGLLGRLRGDRVGIVSFAGSAVPTCPLTSDYGAVRIFLGGVDAWTAPTAGTSVAAAIRRSLRMLEESPSGSKAIVLLTDGEDHEGEVMEAAEEAAEAGVAVFPIGFGGTEGELIPLPEGSAEGERFKRDQEGGLVVTKRDDEVLGAVARITGGAVYSLRDDPDALELVLDRLSGLERRSYRSGVRTIREERYLWFLVPATILFLIEFGLSTSSGRKREVWSGRIE, encoded by the coding sequence ATGCGTTTCGGCGAACCCTTCTTTCTCCAAGCGCTCCTCGCGGTCCCCCTCCTCTGGTGGATCTTCCGAATCGGCCGGCGGCGGCGCGAATCGCTCCGCGCCCGCTTCGGCGACCCCGGCCTGCTTCGCCACCTGATCCGAGGGGCCGACGAGGGCCGGCGCCGGAAGAAGGAACGCCTCGTCCTTCTCGGATTCGTCTTCCTCCTCCTGGCGCTCGCCCATCCCCAGTACGGCGAGCGGGAGCGAATGGTGGAGCGCCGCGGCATCGATCTGGTCTTCGCCCTCGACACATCCCTCAGCATGCTCGCCGAGGATCCGCCTCCCAGCCGGCTCGACCGCGCCCGCGGAGAGATCGAAGGGCTTCTGGGCAGGCTCCGCGGGGACCGGGTGGGAATCGTCTCCTTCGCCGGGTCCGCCGTTCCCACCTGCCCTCTCACCTCCGACTACGGCGCGGTGAGGATCTTCCTCGGCGGCGTGGACGCCTGGACCGCGCCGACGGCGGGCACTTCCGTCGCCGCGGCGATCCGCCGCTCCCTCCGCATGCTCGAAGAGAGCCCGTCCGGCTCGAAGGCGATCGTCCTCCTCACCGACGGCGAGGACCACGAAGGGGAAGTGATGGAAGCCGCGGAGGAGGCGGCCGAGGCGGGCGTCGCCGTCTTCCCGATCGGATTCGGCGGAACGGAGGGAGAGCTGATCCCCCTCCCCGAGGGGAGCGCCGAAGGGGAACGATTCAAGAGAGACCAAGAGGGCGGATTGGTCGTGACAAAACGGGACGACGAAGTGCTGGGCGCGGTGGCGCGAATCACCGGCGGCGCGGTCTACTCCCTGCGGGACGACCCGGACGCGCTGGAACTGGTGCTGGACCGCCTCTCCGGCCTGGAGCGGCGGAGCTATCGATCCGGCGTACGGACGATCCGGGAGGAGCGATACCTCTGGTTCCTCGTTCCTGCTACAATTCTTTTCCTTATCGAGTTCGGTCTCTCCACGTCGAGCGGTCGGAAAAGGGAGGTGTGGAGTGGGCGGATCGAGTGA
- a CDS encoding tetratricopeptide repeat protein, whose amino-acid sequence MGGSSERRRILPLIALLAVGWGGAVYDENADGTRAYGEGSYEEALRHFLAAERERPEEGRLSFNVAAALFRLGRLEEALAAYRGAASDSTLTAESLYGAGNVLLQSGKPEEAAEMYKRSLRRDPTDEDVKHNLELALRMMEQQQEQQQQDQQQQDQQQQDQQQQDQQQQDQQQQDQQQQDQQQQDQQQQDQQQQDQQQQDQQQQDQQQQDQQQQDRRPNEGEQPPQDGEMTREQAHRILQALAEEEESRRRESMEKRVARPAPSGKDW is encoded by the coding sequence GTGGGCGGATCGAGTGAACGCCGCCGAATTCTCCCCCTGATCGCCCTCTTGGCGGTCGGCTGGGGAGGGGCGGTGTACGATGAAAACGCCGACGGAACCCGCGCCTATGGCGAGGGCTCCTACGAAGAAGCGCTCCGCCACTTCCTCGCCGCCGAACGGGAACGGCCGGAAGAGGGGAGGCTCTCCTTCAACGTGGCCGCCGCGCTCTTCCGGCTCGGCCGCCTCGAAGAAGCGCTCGCCGCCTACCGGGGCGCGGCGTCGGATTCGACCCTCACCGCCGAATCGCTTTACGGCGCGGGGAACGTTCTTCTCCAGTCGGGAAAACCGGAAGAAGCGGCGGAGATGTATAAGCGCTCCCTTCGCCGCGACCCGACCGACGAGGACGTTAAGCACAATCTGGAGCTGGCGCTCCGCATGATGGAGCAGCAGCAGGAACAGCAGCAGCAGGACCAACAGCAGCAGGACCAGCAGCAACAGGATCAGCAGCAACAGGATCAGCAGCAGCAGGACCAACAGCAGCAGGACCAACAGCAACAGGACCAGCAGCAGCAGGATCAGCAGCAACAGGATCAGCAGCAGCAGGACCAGCAGCAGCAGGACCAACAACAGCAGGACCAACAACAGCAGGACCAACAACAGCAGGACCGGCGACCCAATGAAGGGGAGCAGCCACCCCAAGACGGGGAGATGACCCGCGAACAGGCGCACAGGATCCTCCAGGCGCTTGCCGAAGAAGAGGAGAGCCGGCGCCGGGAGAGCATGGAAAAGCGCGTGGCGCGGCCGGCGCCCTCGGGGAAGGACTGGTAG
- a CDS encoding protein BatD, with translation MRRGTLGIVTAFLVLAGIVSAGKAFALGLTAQVDRNETDLDGRITLTLVVEGSQGNVEVDLGETERHFHVYSSGTSQSMTIANGKMTASSRYTYILSPRTVGEFQIGPFRVTDAGGGEARAAEIAFRVTDAPPADRAAEPEKRESRDSRAPSGEQREVFLRTSVNKKQAYVGEQVTFIFRLYTRVRFWRDPEYDPPSTEGFWKEDLPPQRRFYDEVDGIRYLVYEVRTALFPTRAGELTVGPVTLQYEEDSFFSRDPFSIFNRGGGGRGGSNRHVLKSDPLHLTALPLPTEGRPASFSGAVGDFRFDAKIDRDSLAANEPITMTLVLEGEGNVQAATVPDLELSDLFKVYDSGSSTDTEREEGRVRGRKTYTRIIVPRYGGDYELPSIPFSYFDPKKKRFVTLTAGPFPVHVSGTPPERAAARGEIERKESDIRYLKEPSRVSWSKEGRNTPLGALAAANAAPLLILAALFLRRRRSDRLAADPARARARRADAEARRSLARIRGAEPREAAGAVARTLAAYIGDKGCVAVQGMTRREIDRELERRGVDGELRARIGDLFDRCDRLRFSSDDRPPAGGRGDLAGEAGELIRSLRPFLERGGKR, from the coding sequence GTGCGAAGGGGAACCCTGGGAATCGTGACGGCGTTCCTCGTCCTCGCGGGGATCGTGTCCGCCGGGAAAGCGTTCGCGCTCGGCCTCACCGCCCAGGTCGACCGGAACGAGACGGACCTGGACGGGAGGATCACCCTGACCCTCGTCGTCGAGGGCTCCCAGGGAAACGTCGAGGTCGACCTGGGAGAAACGGAACGCCACTTCCACGTCTACTCTTCCGGAACCAGCCAGAGCATGACCATCGCCAACGGCAAAATGACCGCGTCCAGCCGTTACACCTATATCTTGAGCCCCCGGACGGTGGGCGAGTTTCAAATCGGTCCCTTCCGCGTCACCGACGCGGGCGGGGGGGAGGCGCGCGCGGCCGAGATCGCGTTCCGGGTCACCGACGCTCCGCCGGCGGATCGGGCCGCGGAACCGGAAAAACGCGAATCCCGAGATTCCCGCGCCCCGAGCGGGGAGCAGAGGGAGGTCTTCCTCCGCACATCGGTCAATAAAAAACAAGCGTACGTAGGGGAACAGGTCACCTTCATCTTCCGCCTCTACACGCGGGTCCGTTTCTGGCGCGACCCGGAATACGACCCGCCTTCCACGGAGGGATTCTGGAAGGAGGATCTTCCTCCCCAACGCCGTTTTTACGACGAGGTGGACGGGATTCGCTATCTGGTCTATGAGGTGCGGACCGCCCTCTTTCCGACGCGCGCGGGTGAGCTGACGGTGGGACCGGTCACGCTGCAATATGAAGAGGACTCCTTCTTCTCCCGCGATCCCTTCAGCATCTTCAACCGCGGAGGGGGCGGACGAGGAGGATCGAACCGCCACGTCCTGAAGAGCGATCCCCTTCACCTCACCGCCCTTCCTCTCCCGACCGAGGGACGACCCGCCTCCTTCTCCGGAGCGGTGGGGGACTTCCGATTCGACGCGAAGATCGACAGGGACTCCCTGGCGGCGAACGAGCCGATCACCATGACCCTCGTCCTCGAAGGGGAGGGAAACGTGCAGGCCGCCACCGTCCCGGACCTGGAGCTGTCGGATCTCTTCAAGGTGTACGACTCGGGCAGCTCCACCGACACGGAACGGGAAGAGGGCCGCGTCCGCGGCCGGAAAACCTATACGCGGATCATCGTCCCCCGCTACGGCGGCGACTACGAGTTGCCGTCGATCCCCTTCTCCTATTTCGACCCGAAGAAGAAACGGTTCGTGACGCTCACCGCCGGCCCCTTCCCCGTACACGTTTCCGGAACCCCGCCGGAGCGGGCGGCGGCGCGGGGCGAGATCGAACGGAAGGAATCGGACATTCGATACCTCAAGGAACCGTCCCGTGTCTCCTGGTCGAAGGAGGGGAGGAACACCCCCCTCGGCGCGCTCGCCGCGGCGAACGCCGCTCCTCTCCTGATCCTCGCCGCGCTCTTCCTGCGTCGGCGGCGCAGCGACCGTCTCGCCGCCGATCCGGCCCGGGCGCGGGCGAGACGCGCCGACGCCGAAGCGCGCCGCTCCCTGGCGCGGATCCGGGGGGCGGAACCGCGGGAAGCGGCCGGCGCCGTCGCGCGTACACTGGCCGCCTACATCGGCGACAAGGGGTGCGTGGCGGTGCAGGGAATGACCCGGCGGGAGATCGACCGGGAACTGGAGAGACGAGGCGTGGACGGGGAGCTGCGCGCCCGCATCGGGGACCTGTTCGATCGTTGCGACAGGCTCCGCTTCTCTTCGGACGATCGCCCCCCGGCGGGCGGCCGCGGAGACCTGGCGGGCGAGGCGGGGGAACTGATCCGGTCGCTCCGGCCTTTCCTGGAGAGAGGGGGGAAACGATGA